A single window of Collinsella aerofaciens DNA harbors:
- a CDS encoding energy-coupling factor transporter transmembrane component T, which translates to MVNVIDYMPGDTLLHRLNPVVKLGLAAAIIIGIFLSDTYVALLGFLALTLALGAYAGVVNRLFSLFKLLIPLALIMLLLQLAFMRDGNVVWGFVTDTGLITGSKACLRLLGVALPLILMLMVTKLNDLANACVEVLHVPYRYAFTFTTALRFVPVFGQEMNAIMEAQTARGVEYDTKNPIRKLKLMLPLCVPLLISSVGKTDATALAAEQRGFYLRTRASSYKRYPIKGLDIAVLAISAVLIILGFLF; encoded by the coding sequence GTGGTTAACGTCATCGACTATATGCCGGGCGACACGCTGTTGCATCGCCTGAACCCCGTCGTCAAACTGGGCCTTGCCGCCGCCATCATCATCGGCATCTTTTTGTCCGACACCTATGTGGCGCTGTTAGGCTTTTTGGCACTCACCCTTGCGCTGGGCGCCTACGCCGGCGTCGTCAATCGCCTGTTCTCGCTGTTCAAGCTGCTGATTCCGCTCGCACTTATCATGTTGTTGCTCCAGCTGGCCTTTATGCGCGATGGCAATGTGGTGTGGGGCTTCGTTACCGACACAGGCCTCATTACCGGATCAAAGGCCTGTCTGCGCCTGCTGGGCGTGGCGTTGCCACTCATCCTCATGCTCATGGTGACCAAGCTCAACGACCTTGCCAACGCCTGCGTCGAGGTGCTGCACGTGCCGTATCGCTATGCCTTCACCTTTACCACGGCGCTGCGCTTTGTGCCGGTGTTTGGCCAGGAGATGAACGCCATCATGGAGGCGCAGACCGCACGCGGCGTCGAGTACGACACCAAGAATCCCATCAGGAAGCTCAAACTCATGCTGCCGCTGTGCGTGCCGCTGCTTATCTCGAGCGTGGGCAAGACCGATGCCACCGCGCTTGCCGCCGAGCAGCGCGGCTTCTACCTGCGCACGCGTGCCAGCTCGTACAAGCGCTATCCCATCAAGGGTCTGGATATCGCCGTGCTCGCCATCAGCGCCGTCCTCATCATCCTGGGATTCCTGTTCTAG
- a CDS encoding C69 family dipeptidase yields the protein MRFTHPVNTLKKLGCGLAFGATAIMAMPTSALACTQIYMGSKLTADGNTYYGRSEDFGPRYVKHFGIEPAHKDGNEYTSVESGFEYKSKGATYRYTFVRDNPSQWEDRYDAYSEAGINEKGVSCSATLSTSYNEKAEEADPITEETGIGEYSYASVILGESATAREGVELIGSLIDEQGVCSNDQIIIADSTETWLFAALSGHQWIAMKLADDIASLNPNIGNLTYNVDLDDTENCLHSEGIESMPKEKGFAEYTDGKFDVAKTYGEEISEAGMHQWSRYIQGRDYFMAPLAEGTDYEIVKDEREEARATTGALVHEMQPLFFQPGKSDWNTFEMIRSFAARGENVAGLNANTDGAYAIGSNRNTEIHTFQIRQGMDPEIATIQWEMLSNAEFSVAIPFYSALLTEVSPYFSDQDVSFDHCEEEDVVNNEEPKNSINYVLMDINTLAYENRDHCATGVRAYLDALQKELIEQNLTVDEAMQAEEGTEARTALANKAGKAATKNTYVKCKAMLEEMRDYLKEGDFSEEFVPSDYDADNDCLVESITYADEALSDEDVAEPEAEEEEAAEEKSEGNNMAAMAVGAVVIIGVCAYVIYRRKKA from the coding sequence ATGAGGTTTACTCATCCTGTCAACACGCTCAAAAAGCTCGGCTGCGGCCTTGCGTTTGGAGCAACGGCCATCATGGCCATGCCGACTTCGGCACTCGCCTGCACCCAGATCTACATGGGCAGCAAGCTCACGGCAGACGGCAACACGTACTACGGCCGTTCCGAGGACTTCGGTCCGCGCTATGTCAAGCACTTTGGCATTGAGCCCGCACACAAGGACGGCAACGAGTACACCTCGGTCGAGTCCGGTTTTGAGTACAAGTCCAAGGGCGCAACCTACCGCTACACCTTCGTTCGCGACAACCCCTCGCAGTGGGAAGATCGCTACGACGCATATTCCGAGGCAGGCATCAACGAGAAGGGCGTCTCCTGCTCTGCCACGCTGAGCACCTCCTATAACGAGAAGGCCGAAGAGGCCGACCCCATCACCGAGGAGACTGGCATTGGCGAATACAGCTATGCCAGCGTCATCCTGGGCGAGAGCGCCACGGCCCGCGAGGGCGTCGAGCTCATCGGCAGCCTGATCGACGAGCAGGGCGTCTGCTCCAACGACCAGATCATCATCGCCGACAGCACCGAGACCTGGTTGTTCGCCGCGCTTTCCGGCCATCAGTGGATTGCTATGAAGCTCGCCGATGACATCGCCTCGCTCAACCCCAACATCGGCAACCTCACCTATAACGTCGACCTCGATGACACCGAGAACTGTCTCCATTCCGAAGGCATCGAGTCCATGCCTAAGGAGAAGGGCTTTGCCGAGTACACCGACGGCAAGTTCGACGTCGCCAAGACCTACGGCGAGGAGATTAGCGAGGCCGGTATGCACCAGTGGTCGCGCTATATCCAGGGTCGTGATTACTTCATGGCTCCGCTTGCCGAGGGCACCGACTACGAGATCGTCAAGGACGAGCGCGAAGAGGCTCGCGCCACGACCGGCGCCCTGGTCCACGAGATGCAGCCGCTGTTCTTCCAGCCCGGCAAGTCCGACTGGAACACCTTTGAGATGATTCGTTCCTTCGCCGCTCGCGGCGAGAATGTCGCCGGCCTCAACGCCAACACCGACGGCGCCTATGCCATCGGCTCCAACCGCAACACCGAGATCCACACCTTCCAGATCCGTCAGGGCATGGACCCCGAGATCGCGACCATTCAGTGGGAGATGCTCTCCAACGCCGAATTCTCCGTCGCCATCCCCTTCTACTCCGCACTGCTCACCGAGGTCAGCCCCTACTTCAGCGATCAGGATGTCTCCTTCGATCACTGCGAAGAGGAAGACGTCGTGAACAACGAGGAGCCCAAGAACTCCATCAACTACGTCCTCATGGACATCAACACGCTCGCCTATGAGAACCGCGACCACTGCGCCACCGGCGTCCGCGCCTATCTCGACGCCCTGCAGAAGGAACTCATCGAGCAGAACCTGACCGTCGACGAGGCCATGCAGGCCGAAGAAGGCACCGAGGCCCGTACCGCCCTGGCCAACAAGGCCGGCAAGGCTGCAACCAAGAACACCTATGTTAAGTGCAAGGCCATGCTCGAGGAGATGCGCGACTACCTCAAGGAGGGCGATTTCTCCGAGGAGTTCGTCCCGAGTGACTACGATGCTGACAACGACTGCCTGGTCGAGTCCATCACCTACGCCGACGAGGCCCTTTCCGATGAGGACGTGGCCGAGCCCGAGGCCGAAGAGGAAGAGGCCGCCGAGGAGAAGTCCGAGGGCAACAACATGGCCGCCATGGCCGTTGGCGCCGTCGTCATCATCGGTGTCTGCGCCTACGTGATCTATCGTCGCAAGAAGGCCTAA
- a CDS encoding energy-coupling factor transporter ATPase — METIINVDDVSFSYGTQTEQALSHISLSVNKGDFIGIIGPSGAGKSTLAACLSGAVPHHYTGTFFGSVMVDGHDTCEVSLTDVSQIVGSVLQDIDTQMVASVVEDEMLFGLENFGVPHDQIEQRVNETLETVGISDLRDREIATLSGGQKQKVAIAAILAMRPRVLVLDEPTAALDPASSTLVFETLREANRTLGITIVVVEQKVALLSEYCNRVLVLNHGEIALQGEPHEVFAHTDELRTIGVDCPRVTRIFNSLEADGLASGTPCLDVDEAERLISGIVDPAHAASDAQAPAGSPHAPSLRPHAKDAEPVLTFDHVEFAYPNGGAAVHDLSLTLYPGELVGIVGQNGAGKTTLTKLLTGLLKPASGSVRVTGLDTAAVPTSRIAREVATLFQNPDRQICKDTVLDEVAFGLELAGIDRAEALRRAQLVIDRFGLPADEAPFSLSRGQRQMVALASVVVVEPKIVVLDEPTSGLDYRECMTVMETVRTMAERGCAVIMVCHDMEVVSDFAERIVVMADGRILDRGRTHELFSNIELMQRAYVEPPQVIELSRRLASSVSPAFAQVSEVTDIVRITEEMVRRG; from the coding sequence ATGGAAACGATCATCAACGTCGACGATGTCTCGTTCTCCTATGGCACGCAGACCGAGCAGGCGCTCAGCCACATCTCGCTCAGCGTGAACAAGGGAGATTTCATCGGCATCATCGGGCCCTCAGGCGCCGGCAAGTCTACGCTTGCCGCCTGCCTGTCGGGTGCCGTGCCCCACCACTACACCGGCACGTTCTTTGGGTCCGTCATGGTTGACGGCCACGACACCTGCGAGGTCTCGCTGACCGACGTGTCGCAAATCGTCGGCAGTGTGCTGCAGGATATCGACACGCAGATGGTCGCCTCGGTCGTCGAGGACGAGATGCTCTTTGGCCTGGAGAACTTTGGCGTCCCCCACGATCAGATCGAGCAGCGCGTAAACGAAACGCTCGAGACCGTCGGTATCAGCGACCTGCGCGACCGCGAGATCGCCACGCTTTCGGGTGGCCAAAAACAAAAGGTTGCCATCGCCGCCATCCTCGCCATGCGCCCCCGCGTACTGGTGCTCGACGAGCCCACCGCAGCACTCGACCCCGCCAGCTCCACGCTGGTCTTCGAGACCTTGCGCGAGGCAAACCGCACACTTGGCATCACTATCGTGGTCGTTGAGCAAAAGGTCGCCCTGCTCTCGGAGTACTGCAACCGCGTGCTCGTGCTCAACCATGGCGAAATCGCGCTGCAGGGCGAGCCGCACGAGGTCTTTGCGCATACCGATGAGCTCCGCACCATCGGCGTCGACTGCCCCCGCGTCACACGCATCTTTAACAGCCTTGAGGCCGATGGTCTGGCAAGCGGCACCCCTTGCTTAGATGTCGATGAGGCCGAGCGCCTGATTTCGGGCATCGTCGACCCCGCACACGCCGCCAGCGACGCCCAAGCGCCCGCGGGCTCTCCGCATGCCCCGTCGCTGCGCCCTCATGCCAAGGACGCCGAACCCGTGCTCACCTTCGACCATGTTGAGTTTGCCTATCCCAATGGCGGCGCCGCCGTACACGACCTTAGCCTGACGCTCTACCCCGGCGAGCTCGTGGGCATCGTCGGCCAAAACGGCGCCGGCAAGACTACGCTCACCAAACTGCTCACGGGCCTACTTAAGCCCGCCTCGGGCAGCGTGCGCGTTACGGGCCTGGACACCGCCGCAGTCCCCACGAGCCGCATCGCCCGCGAGGTCGCAACGCTCTTCCAAAACCCCGACCGCCAGATCTGCAAGGATACCGTGCTCGACGAGGTCGCTTTTGGCCTGGAGCTTGCCGGCATCGACCGCGCCGAGGCCCTGCGTCGTGCCCAGCTCGTCATCGACCGCTTTGGCCTGCCCGCCGACGAGGCGCCTTTCTCGCTTTCGCGCGGCCAGCGACAAATGGTGGCGCTCGCCTCCGTCGTAGTGGTTGAGCCCAAGATCGTAGTGCTCGACGAGCCCACGAGCGGCCTTGACTACCGTGAGTGCATGACCGTCATGGAAACGGTGCGCACCATGGCAGAGCGCGGCTGCGCCGTGATCATGGTCTGCCACGATATGGAAGTCGTTTCCGACTTTGCCGAGCGCATCGTTGTGATGGCCGACGGCCGTATCCTCGACCGCGGACGCACGCACGAGTTGTTCTCGAACATCGAGCTCATGCAGCGTGCCTACGTGGAGCCTCCCCAGGTCATTGAACTCTCGCGCCGCTTGGCATCCTCCGTCTCCCCCGCTTTTGCGCAGGTGAGCGAGGTTACCGATATCGTTCGCATTACCGAGGAGATGGTCCGTCGTGGTTAA
- a CDS encoding glucosaminidase domain-containing protein, whose amino-acid sequence MQHSNHRTAAFIASKPARIITSAVLAVALTATPMLSPVAAYAASQATQDQLSAAQQKIEAATSAYNDARTKLDDLQKQIDSNEASIEEIEAKLPEQQAKASSAMRDLYKYQKGTNPIVSFLVNAQSLGEFITTCKYTNQITSSSVDEIEQLNNMQTELEQNKAELQQAKSQLEAEQKNAEDALAQAQQLRSEAQAKAEQENAAELAKLEADKAAAAEKLSGEGVSGSNSSSQATNTNTTIDTTVNSSNTGSSDYDSFINEWTGRIDNYLAGSPMAGQGYNFAVAAWNTGVDPRWSPAIACIESTKGAYCANSYNAWGWSARGGGWRSFGSWSEGISAHVAYLGANYGSTLTPAAAKKYCPPTWQDWYNKVAAQMNRI is encoded by the coding sequence ATGCAGCATTCGAATCATCGCACCGCAGCGTTCATTGCGTCGAAGCCGGCTCGTATCATCACGAGCGCCGTGCTCGCCGTTGCGCTGACGGCCACGCCGATGCTCTCCCCCGTTGCGGCGTATGCCGCCTCGCAGGCAACGCAGGACCAGCTTTCCGCAGCCCAGCAGAAGATCGAAGCCGCCACGAGCGCCTACAACGACGCCCGCACCAAACTCGATGACCTGCAAAAGCAGATTGACTCCAATGAGGCAAGCATCGAGGAAATCGAGGCCAAGCTTCCCGAGCAGCAGGCCAAGGCAAGCTCCGCCATGCGCGATCTGTACAAGTATCAGAAGGGCACCAATCCCATCGTGAGCTTCCTGGTCAACGCACAGAGCCTGGGTGAGTTCATCACGACCTGCAAATACACCAACCAGATCACGAGCTCGAGCGTCGACGAGATCGAACAGCTCAATAACATGCAAACCGAACTCGAGCAGAACAAGGCTGAGCTCCAGCAGGCCAAGTCTCAGCTTGAGGCAGAGCAGAAAAACGCCGAGGATGCGCTGGCACAGGCCCAGCAGCTCCGCAGCGAGGCACAGGCAAAAGCCGAGCAGGAAAATGCCGCCGAGCTTGCCAAGCTTGAGGCCGATAAGGCCGCTGCCGCCGAGAAGCTCTCGGGCGAGGGCGTAAGCGGCAGCAATTCCAGCAGCCAGGCCACCAACACCAACACCACCATCGACACCACGGTGAACAGCTCCAATACTGGTAGCTCCGATTACGATTCGTTCATTAATGAGTGGACAGGCCGCATCGACAATTATCTCGCCGGCTCCCCCATGGCAGGCCAGGGCTATAACTTTGCCGTCGCCGCTTGGAATACCGGTGTCGACCCCCGTTGGTCCCCCGCCATCGCCTGCATCGAGAGCACCAAGGGTGCTTATTGCGCCAATTCTTACAACGCCTGGGGCTGGAGTGCACGTGGCGGCGGTTGGCGCAGCTTTGGCAGCTGGAGCGAGGGCATCTCCGCTCACGTTGCCTATCTGGGCGCCAACTACGGCTCCACCCTTACCCCGGCAGCGGCCAAAAAGTACTGCCCGCCCACGTGGCAGGACTGGTACAACAAAGTCGCCGCTCAGATGAACCGCATCTAA
- a CDS encoding aspartate/glutamate racemase family protein, whose translation MEKLGVIGGMGAEATSYYYDQVVRHTAAACDQEHIDMVVLSKSTMPDRTLAIKTGEHAKLLATMKECAQALESLGCAHIAIPCNTSHYFYDQIQSFTKVPIIHMPRESVRYALAGAVMGECEFDPNLSMPAEPVHKIGIMGTDGTVGAGVYGRECEAAGVEVVYPSEKRQADVMSLIYDDVKAGREPDMDKFDRVMWEFARSGCDRVILACTELSVLQKYREMPEITLDAMDVLVRESIIRSGASYRL comes from the coding sequence ATGGAAAAGCTGGGAGTTATCGGCGGCATGGGCGCCGAGGCCACGTCGTATTACTACGACCAGGTGGTGCGTCATACGGCTGCTGCCTGCGATCAGGAACATATCGACATGGTGGTGCTCTCCAAGTCGACCATGCCCGACCGCACGTTGGCCATTAAGACCGGCGAGCATGCCAAGCTGCTGGCGACCATGAAAGAGTGTGCCCAGGCACTCGAGTCGCTGGGCTGTGCGCACATTGCCATTCCCTGCAACACGTCGCACTACTTCTACGACCAGATCCAGTCGTTTACGAAGGTGCCGATTATCCATATGCCGCGTGAGTCGGTGCGCTATGCTCTGGCCGGTGCGGTGATGGGGGAGTGCGAGTTCGATCCCAACCTGAGTATGCCGGCCGAGCCGGTGCACAAGATTGGCATTATGGGAACCGATGGCACCGTGGGCGCGGGCGTCTACGGGCGCGAATGCGAGGCGGCGGGCGTTGAGGTCGTCTATCCCAGCGAGAAGCGTCAGGCCGACGTGATGTCGCTCATCTACGACGACGTGAAGGCCGGACGCGAGCCCGATATGGATAAGTTTGACCGCGTGATGTGGGAGTTCGCCCGCAGCGGCTGCGATCGCGTTATTCTGGCCTGCACCGAGCTATCGGTGCTGCAGAAGTACCGCGAGATGCCCGAGATTACCCTCGACGCCATGGATGTCCTGGTGCGTGAATCCATCATTCGCAGCGGCGCCTCTTACCGCCTCTAG
- a CDS encoding ATP-grasp domain-containing protein: protein MALQFTEREFIPVLLGGDINAYSVARAFYEEYQVKSLVFGKYQTGPAYRSQIIDYTPNVDIDTMPVMLKTVNGIAQAYADKTIVLVGCGDNYVALVAQAKDAHELADNIVAPYAPYSMLEQCQKKEIFYELCEKHGVPYPHTFTFTMAMLNAQGEAPAEVLDQIDFPYPMILKPSDGIMWWQHEFEGQKKAYEIADRAELEQVIRDSYASGYTDDLILQDRVPGNDEYMRVLTSYSDRNGKVRMMCLGHVLLEEHQPHGVGNHACIITEPNDELMGGVRKLLEDLNFVGYSNFDVKYDERDGSFKFFDFNTRQGRSNYYVTNSGFNVAKYVVDEYVFNRPFEPEFVTAQDEALWMVVPMGVVDKYVKDPELRAKVHRLDKEGKGADPSFMKGDFVFNRWLRMWHTKLRHFKLFKTYYK, encoded by the coding sequence ATGGCATTGCAATTTACAGAGCGCGAGTTCATTCCCGTGCTGCTCGGTGGCGACATCAACGCCTATTCGGTGGCGCGCGCCTTCTACGAAGAGTATCAGGTCAAGAGTCTGGTCTTTGGCAAGTATCAGACGGGTCCCGCGTACCGCAGCCAGATTATCGACTACACGCCCAACGTGGATATCGACACCATGCCCGTGATGCTCAAAACCGTCAACGGCATTGCCCAAGCGTATGCCGACAAGACGATTGTCCTTGTGGGCTGTGGCGACAACTATGTTGCCCTCGTGGCTCAGGCCAAGGATGCCCATGAGTTGGCGGATAACATCGTCGCGCCTTACGCTCCCTACAGCATGCTTGAGCAGTGTCAGAAGAAGGAGATCTTCTACGAGCTGTGCGAGAAACATGGCGTGCCCTATCCGCATACCTTTACCTTCACCATGGCGATGCTGAACGCCCAAGGCGAGGCACCTGCCGAAGTGCTCGACCAGATCGATTTTCCCTACCCGATGATCCTGAAGCCTTCCGACGGCATCATGTGGTGGCAGCACGAGTTCGAGGGCCAGAAGAAGGCCTATGAGATTGCCGACCGCGCCGAGCTGGAACAGGTCATTCGCGATTCGTATGCCAGCGGCTACACCGACGACCTGATCTTGCAGGATCGCGTGCCCGGCAACGACGAGTACATGCGCGTGCTCACCAGTTATTCCGACCGCAACGGCAAGGTGCGCATGATGTGCCTGGGTCACGTGCTGCTCGAGGAGCATCAGCCTCACGGTGTCGGCAACCATGCCTGCATCATTACCGAGCCCAACGACGAGCTCATGGGCGGCGTGCGCAAGCTGCTCGAGGACCTGAACTTTGTGGGCTATTCCAACTTTGACGTTAAGTACGACGAGCGCGACGGCTCGTTTAAGTTCTTCGATTTCAACACGCGCCAAGGCCGCAGCAACTACTACGTCACTAACAGTGGCTTTAACGTTGCCAAGTATGTGGTGGACGAGTATGTGTTCAACCGTCCATTTGAGCCGGAGTTTGTGACGGCGCAGGACGAGGCGCTGTGGATGGTCGTTCCCATGGGTGTCGTCGACAAGTACGTCAAGGATCCCGAGCTGCGCGCTAAGGTGCATCGCCTGGACAAGGAAGGCAAGGGCGCCGACCCTTCGTTTATGAAGGGCGACTTTGTCTTTAACCGCTGGCTGCGCATGTGGCACACCAAGCTGCGCCACTTTAAGCTGTTCAAGACGTATTACAAGTAG
- a CDS encoding N-6 DNA methylase — MANQLETQLTLASALGLSELSKSAIMRGLFSLDGTQIKYSFRRTKSYQISDPEEKVRADTIAFLVLSKGYDSRKIDTEVEGSHNDFADIVLYEDDRCTKPWLVVENKKEAATPAEKAEGEAQAFANGIALGAKYTMKDYGDESCVWQLEGFGARERRRNKLGDRELLPRNYSQDMVYPLHAGTEMDIKPASAFDISIAIRRAHSIIWAGGKRDPLSAFDEWSKLMFAKVRDERYTRNGHPRSFQAGINESDSAIATRVHKLFSDAKEQDQAIFPRDEKIELPDSKVAQVVRVIQEISFIDTDSDVIGTAFEDFFGSVFRGSLGQYFTMRQIARFTVGMLNPTSEDYVLDPTCGSGGFLLETLLQVWNDTDAGFAGQGNLARIKSDFAAQNVYGIEIHPTLARICKISLLLHHDGHTNIEADKSCLSPNLSKPRLQKDRQFDLIVGNPPFGTKVANGDEDQLDGASLDDYVLGRGKHSIQSEQIILEKSVSWLKPGGRLGMVLPDGVLNNSGPQSNCPALREWLFKSGRILSVISLPDFAFRRSGATNKTSILIFEKFSDLESARLNNQLEACEGDIAAALADSGLDYNIFFGEASHIGYTPSGRPDPRNDLYVADENGYLSNDQTGSILGEWNVWEENGAVSDPRCVVERASSVWKSHSSHRVDPKYHVYMAHKGDYVPQGWSSAPMMNLVKRMRRNVDFGEDPMKEYKVLTLSQTGVARLREPGVGNNPPEWRGMYFYDSSSDWFEVRTSDIVYSGIDLWKGVVCFVTEEFDHALVTQEYPILRVKDPNVIDPEFLSILLRSRRFQKAFRAINTGHSNRRRTQSSDFGKVLVYYPPIEKQKEIALKVRNARENIAKAYIGVSDVENELDAILHADDEWDETTES; from the coding sequence TTGGCAAATCAACTTGAAACGCAGCTGACATTGGCCTCTGCGCTCGGATTGTCGGAGCTGTCGAAAAGCGCAATCATGCGAGGGCTCTTCTCGCTGGACGGCACTCAGATAAAGTATTCCTTTCGCAGGACGAAAAGCTATCAGATCAGCGATCCCGAGGAAAAAGTCAGGGCCGACACCATAGCGTTTCTGGTCCTGTCGAAAGGATATGATTCGCGAAAGATCGATACCGAGGTTGAGGGCTCGCACAACGATTTCGCGGATATCGTGCTCTACGAAGACGACAGATGCACGAAGCCCTGGCTAGTTGTCGAGAACAAGAAAGAGGCCGCGACTCCGGCTGAAAAGGCGGAAGGGGAAGCGCAGGCCTTCGCCAACGGTATCGCGCTGGGCGCAAAATACACCATGAAGGACTACGGCGACGAGTCGTGCGTCTGGCAGCTCGAAGGCTTCGGCGCTAGGGAGCGCAGGAGAAATAAGCTGGGCGATAGAGAACTTCTTCCGAGGAACTACTCTCAGGATATGGTGTATCCGCTTCACGCAGGCACGGAAATGGATATTAAGCCGGCGAGCGCCTTCGATATCAGCATCGCCATTAGGCGCGCGCACTCCATCATTTGGGCCGGAGGAAAACGCGATCCGCTATCGGCTTTCGATGAGTGGAGCAAGCTGATGTTCGCCAAAGTTCGCGACGAGCGCTACACGCGAAACGGCCATCCCCGCTCGTTCCAAGCGGGCATCAACGAGTCCGACTCGGCTATCGCCACGAGGGTCCACAAGCTATTCAGCGATGCCAAAGAGCAAGATCAGGCCATTTTCCCGCGTGATGAAAAAATCGAGCTTCCAGACAGCAAGGTCGCCCAGGTCGTTCGCGTCATTCAGGAGATTTCGTTCATCGATACAGATTCCGACGTCATCGGAACGGCCTTCGAGGACTTCTTCGGATCGGTCTTCCGCGGAAGCCTCGGGCAGTATTTCACTATGAGACAGATAGCGAGGTTCACAGTCGGGATGCTCAATCCCACAAGCGAAGATTACGTTCTAGATCCGACTTGCGGCTCGGGAGGCTTTTTGCTCGAAACCCTCCTTCAAGTATGGAACGATACCGATGCGGGCTTTGCCGGGCAGGGAAACCTCGCGAGAATCAAATCCGATTTTGCCGCGCAGAACGTTTACGGAATCGAGATTCACCCGACTCTGGCTAGAATCTGCAAAATCAGCTTGCTCCTGCACCACGATGGGCACACGAATATCGAGGCCGACAAGAGCTGCCTCAGCCCGAACCTGAGCAAGCCGAGACTCCAGAAGGATCGCCAGTTTGACCTGATTGTGGGCAATCCGCCCTTCGGAACCAAGGTAGCAAATGGAGATGAAGATCAGCTTGACGGCGCAAGCCTAGATGACTACGTCCTGGGCCGCGGAAAGCACTCAATACAGTCAGAGCAAATCATCCTGGAGAAAAGCGTTTCTTGGCTCAAGCCAGGAGGCAGACTCGGCATGGTCCTGCCCGATGGTGTTCTCAACAACAGCGGGCCTCAATCAAATTGTCCAGCCCTTCGTGAATGGCTCTTTAAATCGGGGAGGATACTGTCCGTAATCTCCCTTCCAGACTTTGCTTTTCGCAGGTCAGGCGCCACGAACAAGACTTCGATATTGATTTTTGAAAAGTTTTCCGACCTGGAATCGGCTAGATTGAACAATCAGCTGGAAGCCTGTGAAGGAGATATTGCGGCCGCGCTCGCGGACAGCGGGCTGGACTATAACATCTTTTTTGGAGAGGCATCCCATATCGGATACACGCCATCTGGTCGGCCTGACCCTCGAAACGACCTCTATGTCGCCGACGAGAACGGCTATCTCTCAAACGACCAGACTGGCTCGATATTGGGAGAGTGGAATGTCTGGGAAGAAAACGGGGCAGTTTCCGACCCGAGATGTGTAGTCGAGAGGGCTTCGTCAGTATGGAAAAGCCATTCGAGTCATAGGGTGGACCCTAAATACCATGTCTACATGGCCCATAAGGGCGACTACGTGCCGCAGGGCTGGTCATCTGCTCCCATGATGAACCTTGTGAAGCGGATGAGAAGGAACGTGGACTTCGGGGAAGATCCGATGAAGGAATACAAGGTCTTAACTCTTTCCCAAACTGGCGTTGCAAGGCTTAGGGAACCAGGCGTCGGAAACAACCCTCCCGAATGGCGAGGGATGTATTTCTACGACTCAAGCAGCGACTGGTTCGAGGTGAGAACCTCCGACATCGTCTATTCCGGAATCGATCTTTGGAAGGGGGTCGTATGCTTCGTCACCGAGGAATTCGACCATGCCCTTGTAACGCAAGAGTATCCGATCTTGCGGGTCAAAGACCCAAACGTCATCGATCCGGAGTTCCTGTCGATACTCCTGAGAAGCCGCCGATTCCAAAAGGCATTCCGCGCCATCAACACCGGCCACAGCAATCGAAGGAGAACGCAGTCTTCTGACTTTGGGAAGGTGCTCGTCTATTACCCTCCCATAGAGAAGCAGAAGGAGATTGCCTTAAAGGTGCGAAATGCACGAGAGAATATCGCGAAGGCCTATATTGGCGTTTCCGACGTCGAAAACGAACTTGATGCCATCTTGCATGCGGATGACGAGTGGGATGAAACGACAGAGTCCTAA
- a CDS encoding MOSC domain-containing protein, producing the protein MPQEHLTDNPILDAAKRELAERSQTTAPLRTASNAYEGPARIVSINTSAHKGTRKSPVADGHDTVIEQFGLASDAHAGHWHRQVSFLAAESIQTAQHRGLDVHEGDFGENFTTQGINLLSLPLGTQLKIGNDVLVETSQIGKVCHTRCAIYHLAGDCIFPHEGIFGVVLRGGEVHVGDDIQTVKLGNGACSFTPAEALEEIEQARREGTL; encoded by the coding sequence GTGCCCCAAGAACATCTGACCGACAACCCCATCCTTGATGCTGCAAAACGCGAGCTAGCGGAACGTTCTCAGACGACCGCTCCCCTACGCACCGCCAGCAACGCCTACGAAGGACCCGCCCGCATCGTCTCGATTAACACGTCGGCGCACAAAGGCACACGCAAGTCGCCCGTCGCCGATGGGCACGATACCGTCATTGAGCAGTTTGGCCTCGCTTCCGATGCACACGCCGGGCACTGGCACCGCCAAGTCTCGTTTTTGGCCGCAGAATCAATCCAGACGGCGCAACATCGCGGGCTCGATGTGCACGAAGGCGACTTTGGGGAGAACTTCACCACACAAGGTATCAACCTGCTTTCGCTCCCCCTGGGCACACAGCTCAAGATCGGCAACGACGTTCTGGTCGAGACCAGCCAGATCGGCAAAGTCTGCCACACCCGCTGCGCTATCTACCATCTCGCCGGCGACTGCATCTTTCCCCATGAGGGCATTTTCGGCGTGGTGCTTCGAGGCGGAGAGGTGCATGTCGGAGACGATATCCAGACAGTCAAGCTCGGCAACGGCGCATGTTCTTTCACCCCAGCCGAGGCGCTCGAAGAAATTGAGCAGGCTCGCCGCGAGGGAACCCTATAG